A genomic segment from Clostridium sp. 'White wine YQ' encodes:
- the fusA gene encoding elongation factor G, with amino-acid sequence MKEYKLANLRNVGIVGHGSSGKTSLVEALLFTTKLTDRLGKIEEGTTISDYDPEEKKRKISLSTSILPLEYKEKKINFLDTPGYFDFLGEQIEGMRASDVALIVVSGVSGVKVGTEKAWDYCNKIKLPRSFFINKLDRENADYDKVLASLKESFGMPVVPIQYPIGKEADFKGVVNVISRKAYIYDKGKVQEAGVPAELEERIEECRSMVMESVAETDEELLNKYFAEGELTDEEIYAGLIIGCTSGDIAPVMCGSALKNIGMEVLLDDICDCFPSPKYAVPQKAVKLDTGEEVFEEYNEDKPFSAFVFKSIADPFVGKLSLFRVITGKARGDLNIYNSSKDKTEKLSNLYFMRGKQQTPVKEIIAGDIGAVAKLQYTGTGDTLCEESFKIRYDNMNFPEPIMTMSVMPKSKGDEEKISVALTRLLEEDPTFNINRDTENAETIISGMGETHLDVIASKIKNKFGVDVLLQPPKIPYREAIKGIADVQGKHKKQSGGHGQYGDVWIKFEPRTDGETELEFIDKVVGGVVPRNFIPAVEKGLKECIQHGVLAGYPVIGLRATLHDGSYHSVDSSEMAFKVAASLAFKKGLEQAKAILLEPIMHVEVLVPEESMGDVIGDLNKRRGRVLGMEPDGNIQKLIAEVPLAEMFKYATDLRSITSARGNFSMKFERYEEVPPNEVDSIIEETKNLKNELVHA; translated from the coding sequence ATGAAAGAATACAAATTAGCTAATTTAAGAAATGTAGGAATTGTCGGTCATGGTTCCTCAGGAAAAACATCATTAGTTGAGGCGTTATTATTTACTACAAAGTTAACTGATAGGCTAGGGAAAATAGAAGAAGGAACTACTATTAGTGATTATGATCCCGAGGAAAAGAAAAGAAAAATTTCCTTGTCAACATCCATACTACCATTAGAATATAAAGAAAAGAAAATTAATTTTTTAGATACCCCAGGTTACTTCGATTTTTTAGGTGAGCAAATAGAAGGAATGAGAGCCTCAGATGTAGCTTTAATAGTAGTATCAGGGGTATCTGGGGTTAAGGTAGGTACAGAAAAAGCATGGGACTATTGTAATAAAATTAAGTTGCCTAGAAGTTTCTTTATTAACAAATTAGATAGGGAAAATGCAGATTATGATAAAGTGCTTGCTTCCTTAAAAGAGTCCTTCGGTATGCCGGTAGTTCCAATACAATATCCAATTGGAAAAGAAGCGGATTTTAAGGGTGTAGTAAACGTTATTTCAAGAAAAGCATATATTTATGATAAAGGTAAAGTACAAGAAGCAGGTGTTCCAGCAGAATTAGAAGAAAGAATAGAAGAATGCAGAAGTATGGTTATGGAATCAGTAGCGGAAACAGACGAGGAATTACTAAATAAATACTTTGCAGAAGGTGAATTAACAGATGAGGAGATATATGCAGGATTAATCATTGGATGCACATCAGGGGACATAGCACCTGTAATGTGTGGTAGTGCATTAAAAAATATAGGAATGGAAGTATTATTAGATGATATATGTGATTGTTTCCCATCACCTAAATATGCTGTACCACAAAAGGCTGTTAAGCTAGATACTGGAGAAGAAGTTTTTGAAGAGTATAATGAGGATAAACCATTTTCAGCATTTGTATTCAAAAGTATAGCAGATCCATTCGTTGGAAAGTTATCATTGTTTAGAGTTATAACTGGAAAAGCTAGAGGAGATTTAAATATATATAATTCATCAAAAGATAAAACAGAAAAATTAAGTAATTTATATTTTATGAGAGGAAAGCAACAAACTCCAGTTAAGGAGATAATAGCAGGGGATATCGGAGCAGTAGCAAAATTACAGTATACTGGCACTGGTGATACCTTATGTGAGGAGTCATTTAAGATAAGGTATGATAATATGAATTTCCCTGAACCTATAATGACAATGTCAGTTATGCCTAAGAGTAAAGGTGATGAAGAAAAGATATCAGTAGCATTAACTAGGTTATTAGAGGAAGACCCTACATTTAATATAAACAGAGATACAGAAAATGCAGAAACAATTATTTCTGGTATGGGAGAAACACATTTAGATGTAATTGCATCTAAAATTAAAAATAAATTTGGGGTAGATGTATTACTTCAACCACCAAAGATCCCATATAGAGAAGCCATAAAAGGGATAGCTGATGTTCAAGGAAAGCATAAAAAGCAATCTGGTGGGCATGGTCAATATGGAGATGTATGGATTAAATTTGAACCTAGAACTGATGGTGAAACTGAACTAGAATTTATAGATAAGGTTGTAGGTGGTGTAGTACCTAGAAACTTTATCCCAGCAGTAGAAAAAGGATTAAAAGAATGTATTCAACATGGAGTTCTAGCAGGATATCCAGTAATAGGACTAAGAGCTACACTTCATGATGGTTCCTATCATTCAGTTGATTCATCAGAAATGGCATTTAAAGTAGCAGCATCTTTAGCATTTAAAAAGGGCTTAGAACAAGCTAAGGCAATACTATTAGAACCAATAATGCATGTAGAAGTTCTTGTACCGGAAGAGAGTATGGGAGATGTTATTGGAGATTTAAATAAAAGAAGAGGTAGAGTTTTAGGAATGGAACCAGATGGTAATATTCAAAAACTTATAGCAGAAGTACCATTAGCAGAAATGTTTAAGTATGCTACTGACTTAAGAAGTATTACTAGTGCTAGAGGAAACTTCTCTATGAAGTTTGAGAGATATGAGGAAGTTCCTCCAAATGAGGTAGATTCTATTATAGAAGAAACTAAAAACTTAAAAAATGAATTGGTTCATGCATAA